The following coding sequences are from one Bacteroidota bacterium window:
- the pyk gene encoding pyruvate kinase has protein sequence MKRTKIVATLGPASSSAEVIEGMINAGADVCRINFSHGAYDKVLEQIETIRAINKKLGKHTAILADLQGPKLRIGVVENNGVELVAGKEVIITTIECIGTAEKLYITYPQFPKDVKVGENILIDDGKLLLTVVSTNGKDEVKAVVGHGGTLSSKKGVNLPNTKISLPCLTEKDLKDLDFALTHKVDWVGLSFVRSAADIIELKHLIQNFDHNVRTRVVAKIEKPEAIFDIDNIIKETDALMVARGDLGVEVPMQEVPVIQKMLVRKCLEASKPVIIATQMMESMITNISPSRAEVNDVANSVMDGADAVMLSGETSVGNHPAKVVEAMAKIIEHVEKESHIYDRDFEAPEVDLRDDRFLTNSICFTAAKMAQRTGAAAIVTMTHSGYTAFKLSSNRPKAKIFVFTDNYDILTTLSLVWGVQGFYYDKNISTDHTIADIKFILKKSGMVKTNDLVINIASIPLSEKGKSNMIKLSAVE, from the coding sequence ATGAAAAGAACAAAAATTGTTGCAACACTTGGGCCTGCATCTTCATCTGCTGAAGTGATTGAGGGAATGATTAATGCAGGAGCTGATGTTTGTCGAATTAATTTTTCGCATGGCGCATACGATAAAGTATTGGAACAGATTGAAACCATTCGAGCAATCAACAAAAAATTAGGAAAGCACACAGCAATTCTTGCCGATTTGCAAGGCCCGAAATTGCGTATCGGTGTGGTTGAAAACAATGGCGTTGAATTGGTTGCCGGGAAAGAGGTAATTATTACAACCATTGAATGCATTGGTACTGCTGAAAAATTATACATCACGTATCCTCAGTTTCCAAAGGACGTGAAAGTGGGAGAAAACATTTTGATCGATGATGGGAAACTCTTGTTGACTGTTGTTTCAACGAATGGAAAAGATGAAGTGAAAGCGGTAGTTGGACATGGTGGAACACTATCATCTAAAAAAGGAGTGAATCTTCCAAACACAAAAATTTCATTGCCTTGCTTAACCGAAAAAGATTTAAAAGATTTAGATTTTGCATTGACACATAAAGTGGATTGGGTTGGATTATCCTTTGTCCGTTCGGCAGCCGATATCATTGAATTAAAACATTTGATTCAAAATTTTGATCACAACGTAAGAACACGTGTTGTCGCAAAAATTGAAAAACCGGAAGCTATTTTTGATATTGATAATATCATTAAAGAAACGGATGCATTGATGGTAGCTCGCGGTGATTTGGGTGTTGAAGTTCCGATGCAAGAGGTTCCCGTAATTCAAAAAATGTTGGTTCGTAAATGTTTGGAAGCTTCCAAACCGGTTATTATTGCTACTCAAATGATGGAGAGCATGATTACCAACATCAGCCCTTCGCGTGCTGAGGTAAACGATGTGGCGAATAGTGTTATGGATGGTGCTGATGCAGTTATGTTAAGTGGCGAAACCTCTGTTGGAAATCATCCTGCGAAAGTAGTAGAGGCCATGGCGAAAATTATTGAACATGTTGAAAAAGAGTCACACATTTATGATAGAGATTTTGAAGCACCCGAAGTAGATTTGCGTGACGATCGTTTCTTAACAAACTCCATCTGTTTTACTGCCGCTAAAATGGCACAACGCACGGGTGCTGCCGCCATTGTTACGATGACACATTCTGGATATACTGCATTTAAATTATCCAGTAACCGACCGAAAGCAAAAATATTTGTCTTTACCGATAACTACGATATTCTTACAACATTAAGTTTGGTGTGGGGAGTACAAGGTTTCTACTACGATAAAAACATCAGTACCGATCATACCATTGCCGATATCAAATTTATTTTGAAGAAAAGCGGAATGGTGAAAACAAATGATTTGGTAATCAATATCGCAAGTATTCCATTGAGCGAAAAAGGGAAATCAAATATGATTAAGTTGAGTGCGGTAGAATAG
- a CDS encoding YicC family protein translates to MTGFGKATAEIPGKKVTVEVRSLNSKQLDLNLRLPYLYKEKELELRAEISKQIERGKVDITIFTEATQDSLPVAINKTLAKTYYKELKALSDELDEVTPNLLALVVKMPDVMKAEREVVELDEAEWKQIKATVDKAIDAFQKFRGDEGKTLANEFNTRIGLIDTLLAEVVKMDAFRVENIRTRIKNSLSEVIEKEKIDQNRFEQELVYYIEKLDITEEKLRLKTHIDYFLNTMKEPGSGRKLGFISQEIGREINTIGSKANDASVQKLVVQMKDELEKIKEQLLNVL, encoded by the coding sequence ATGACCGGATTCGGGAAAGCAACTGCCGAAATACCGGGTAAAAAAGTAACAGTTGAAGTGCGCTCTCTGAATAGCAAACAACTGGACTTAAATTTACGTCTCCCTTATTTGTATAAAGAAAAGGAGTTGGAGCTTCGTGCGGAGATTTCCAAGCAAATTGAGCGCGGAAAAGTAGACATTACCATTTTTACCGAAGCCACTCAAGATTCATTACCTGTAGCGATTAATAAAACATTAGCAAAAACGTATTACAAAGAATTAAAAGCTTTATCCGATGAATTGGATGAAGTAACACCGAATTTGTTGGCACTGGTTGTGAAAATGCCGGATGTGATGAAAGCAGAACGTGAAGTGGTGGAATTGGATGAAGCAGAATGGAAACAGATAAAAGCAACGGTTGATAAAGCAATAGATGCATTCCAAAAATTCAGAGGTGATGAAGGAAAAACATTGGCAAATGAATTTAACACACGCATCGGATTAATTGACACCTTGTTGGCGGAAGTTGTAAAGATGGATGCTTTCCGTGTAGAGAATATTCGAACACGAATTAAAAACAGCCTTTCCGAAGTCATTGAAAAAGAAAAAATTGATCAAAATCGTTTTGAACAGGAATTGGTTTATTACATTGAAAAGTTAGACATTACTGAAGAAAAATTGCGTTTAAAAACCCATATCGATTATTTTTTAAATACGATGAAAGAACCTGGCAGTGGCAGAAAGCTTGGATTTATCTCTCAAGAAATCGGAAGAGAAATCAATACCATTGGTTCAAAAGCAAACGATGCTTCGGTGCAGAAGCTAGTAGTACAGATGAAAGATGAATTGGAAAAAATAAAAGAACAACTTTTAAATGTTTTATAG
- the gmk gene encoding guanylate kinase has protein sequence MKGKLIIFSAPSGAGKTTIVQHLLKKIPKLEFSVSACSRPMRKDETHGVDYYFISVDEFKKKIENEEFVEWEEVYKDNFYGTLNAEIERIWNKGHHIIFDMDVVGGLNLKKQFGDQALAIFVMPPSIQHLETRLKMRETETPESIARRIGKAEVELQTANQFDKIILNDTLEHAFEEAEKVVATFLGKE, from the coding sequence ATGAAAGGTAAACTCATCATATTTTCAGCCCCTTCCGGAGCAGGCAAAACAACCATTGTACAACACTTGCTCAAGAAAATTCCCAAGTTGGAGTTTTCGGTTTCGGCATGCAGCCGACCAATGCGAAAAGATGAGACACATGGAGTGGATTATTATTTTATTTCGGTTGATGAGTTTAAAAAGAAAATAGAGAATGAAGAGTTTGTAGAATGGGAAGAAGTATACAAAGATAATTTCTACGGGACATTAAACGCAGAGATTGAACGCATCTGGAACAAAGGGCATCACATTATTTTTGATATGGATGTGGTGGGTGGACTGAATCTTAAAAAACAATTTGGTGATCAAGCGCTCGCTATTTTTGTGATGCCACCAAGTATTCAGCATCTGGAAACACGCTTGAAAATGCGTGAAACAGAAACTCCCGAAAGTATTGCCAGAAGAATTGGTAAAGCAGAAGTGGAATTACAAACAGCCAATCAATTTGATAAAATAATTTTAAACGATACGTTGGAACACGCATTTGAGGAAGCAGAAAAAGTAGTTGCAACGTTTTTAGGAAAAGAATAA
- a CDS encoding amidophosphoribosyltransferase, with protein sequence MSDAIKHECGIAMIRLLKPLDYYIKKYGTPLYGVNKLYLLMEKQHNRGQDGAGVANIKFDVVPGTKYISRTRAVGSGAIKEIFGKINSRFEDINKKNPDKLLDAKWLKKNLPYTGELFLGHLRYGTFGGNSIENCHPFLRQNNWMTRNLVVAGNFNLTNVDELFDQLVELGQHPKEKADTVTVMEKIGHFLDEENERLFQKYKKEGHSNAEISALIAENLDVQTILKDASKKWDGGYAMAGLFGHGDAFVLRDPSGIRPVFYYSDDEIVVVTSERPVIQTAFNVPIEQVKELAPGNALIIKKDGTFKSKEIIEPLEKTSCSFERIYFSRGSDADIYQERQKLGSQLTPSVLKSVDYDLKNTVFSYIPNTAEVAFGGLIEGLHHYANTIKRHKILQMGSAVRDPELSEILSIRPRVHKIAIKDAKLRTFITNDSQRDDMVAHVYDTTYGVIKEGVDNLVIVDDSIVRGTTLKQSILKILDRLGPKKIVVVSSAPQIRYPDCYGIDMAKLGDFIAFQAAVQLLKDNFKDNLLDELYEKAKAQEDLPKEQIVNVVKEIYAPFTAEQISTKIAQLLRPDTINAEVDIIYQSIEGLHNAIPDHTGDWYFTGNYPTAGGNKVVNKSFINYMEGKNVRAY encoded by the coding sequence ATGAGTGATGCAATAAAACATGAATGTGGAATAGCAATGATTCGATTGCTCAAACCACTGGATTATTACATCAAAAAGTATGGTACACCATTATACGGTGTGAATAAACTATACTTACTAATGGAAAAGCAACACAATCGCGGGCAAGACGGAGCTGGAGTTGCAAACATAAAATTTGATGTCGTTCCCGGTACAAAGTACATTAGCAGAACCCGTGCAGTTGGCAGCGGAGCCATAAAAGAAATTTTTGGAAAAATCAATTCCCGCTTCGAAGACATTAACAAAAAAAATCCAGATAAATTATTAGATGCAAAATGGCTGAAGAAAAATTTGCCGTATACCGGTGAATTGTTTTTAGGACATCTCCGCTACGGAACATTCGGTGGAAACAGCATCGAAAATTGTCACCCTTTTTTACGTCAGAATAATTGGATGACCCGAAATTTAGTTGTTGCAGGGAATTTTAATTTAACCAATGTGGATGAATTGTTTGATCAATTGGTAGAATTAGGGCAACACCCAAAAGAAAAGGCCGACACCGTTACTGTGATGGAGAAAATTGGACACTTTTTGGATGAAGAAAATGAACGATTGTTTCAAAAATATAAAAAGGAAGGACATTCAAATGCTGAAATTTCTGCCTTGATTGCAGAAAATTTAGATGTGCAAACCATCTTAAAAGATGCAAGTAAAAAGTGGGATGGCGGTTATGCAATGGCCGGTTTATTCGGACATGGAGATGCATTTGTGTTGCGTGACCCAAGTGGAATTCGTCCGGTATTTTATTATTCTGATGATGAAATTGTGGTGGTTACCTCCGAACGTCCGGTGATTCAAACAGCCTTTAATGTTCCGATTGAACAAGTAAAAGAATTGGCTCCCGGAAATGCGTTGATCATCAAAAAAGATGGGACATTCAAATCAAAAGAAATTATTGAGCCATTAGAAAAAACATCGTGTTCGTTCGAACGCATTTATTTTTCTCGTGGAAGTGATGCCGATATTTATCAAGAAAGACAAAAATTAGGAAGCCAATTAACACCTTCTGTTTTAAAGTCCGTTGATTATGATTTAAAAAATACGGTATTCTCTTACATTCCAAACACCGCAGAAGTTGCTTTTGGTGGATTAATCGAAGGATTACATCATTATGCAAATACGATTAAACGCCATAAAATTTTACAAATGGGAAGCGCTGTGCGTGATCCCGAATTGAGTGAAATACTTTCGATTCGCCCGCGCGTGCATAAAATCGCCATTAAAGACGCGAAGTTACGTACCTTCATTACCAACGATTCACAGCGTGACGACATGGTTGCGCATGTTTACGATACAACCTACGGTGTAATTAAAGAAGGAGTGGATAACTTGGTAATTGTGGACGATTCCATTGTCCGTGGTACAACCTTAAAACAAAGCATTTTAAAGATATTAGATCGCTTAGGACCAAAAAAAATTGTGGTTGTTTCTTCTGCACCTCAAATTCGTTATCCAGATTGTTACGGGATTGATATGGCGAAGCTAGGCGATTTTATTGCGTTTCAAGCTGCTGTGCAATTATTGAAAGACAATTTCAAGGACAATTTGTTGGATGAATTGTATGAAAAGGCAAAAGCACAAGAAGACCTTCCCAAAGAACAAATTGTGAATGTGGTGAAAGAAATTTATGCCCCGTTTACTGCAGAACAAATCTCTACGAAAATTGCTCAGTTACTGCGCCCGGATACGATCAATGCCGAAGTGGACATCATTTATCAATCCATAGAAGGGTTGCACAATGCTATTCCCGATCATACAGGTGATTGGTATTTTACAGGAAATTATCCTACGGCCGGAGGTAACAAAGTGGTGAACAAATCATTTATTAATTATATGGAAGGCAAAAATGTGAGAGCCTATTAA
- a CDS encoding IPExxxVDY family protein — protein sequence MGKYTLEIEYDYDFVLIGISSHEKDYRICWALNNQLGLNLTKTDALEIKDKKQDEPSHFSLFSFEQPDEFVEYFIIANRSEKGLLIPEQKQVDYFFIIRGEIDDEKVMDMVKQIKESNLVQTAFRVDVNALKSKQNLIL from the coding sequence TTGGGAAAATATACTCTTGAAATAGAATATGATTACGATTTTGTGTTGATTGGTATTTCATCACATGAGAAAGATTATCGCATTTGTTGGGCACTCAACAATCAGTTGGGTTTAAATTTAACTAAAACAGATGCGTTGGAGATAAAAGATAAAAAACAAGATGAGCCATCCCACTTTTCGCTGTTCAGTTTTGAGCAACCGGATGAATTTGTTGAATATTTTATCATTGCCAACAGAAGCGAAAAAGGATTACTTATTCCAGAACAAAAACAAGTGGATTATTTTTTTATCATCCGTGGTGAAATAGACGATGAAAAAGTAATGGACATGGTCAAACAAATTAAAGAAAGCAATTTGGTGCAAACCGCTTTCAGAGTGGATGTAAATGCACTCAAATCAAAACAGAATTTAATATTATAA
- a CDS encoding amidohydrolase, translating into MAKILTIDIHTHILPENIPNWKEKFGYGGFVQLQHHKPCCANMILDDGKFFREIEDNCWSAEKRMTECDHHHVDVQVLSTVPVMFSYWAKPQDCLELSVFLNDHIADIVKRFPKRFVGLGTIPLQSPELAIQELKRCKEIGLAGVQIGSHVNDWNLNDANLFPVFEACEKLDMALFVHPWDMMGQDKMQKYWLPWLVGMPAETSLAICSMIFGGIFERLPNLRVAFAHGGGSFPATIGRIEHGFNCRPDLVAVDNNVNPREYLGKFWIDSLVHDDQMLDYVVGMFGADKVALGTDYPFPLGELEPGKLIKEMPYERDVKELLLNGAALQWLNLKKEKFL; encoded by the coding sequence ATGGCAAAAATCCTTACAATAGATATTCACACACACATCCTTCCGGAAAACATTCCAAACTGGAAAGAAAAATTCGGTTACGGAGGATTTGTTCAATTGCAACACCACAAACCTTGTTGCGCAAATATGATTTTGGATGATGGGAAATTTTTCAGGGAGATAGAAGATAATTGCTGGAGCGCTGAAAAACGCATGACCGAGTGCGATCATCATCATGTGGATGTACAGGTGCTTTCTACCGTTCCTGTGATGTTTAGCTATTGGGCCAAACCACAAGATTGCTTAGAGCTTTCTGTATTTCTTAACGACCATATTGCAGATATTGTCAAACGTTTCCCAAAACGCTTTGTAGGATTAGGCACCATTCCATTACAATCACCTGAGCTAGCGATACAAGAATTAAAGCGTTGTAAAGAAATTGGATTAGCAGGAGTTCAAATTGGTTCACATGTGAACGATTGGAATTTGAATGATGCCAATTTGTTTCCTGTTTTTGAAGCCTGTGAAAAATTGGATATGGCGTTGTTTGTGCATCCTTGGGACATGATGGGACAAGACAAGATGCAAAAGTATTGGCTACCTTGGTTGGTTGGAATGCCCGCAGAAACATCGTTAGCAATATGTTCCATGATCTTTGGAGGAATTTTCGAGCGCCTACCAAACTTAAGAGTAGCCTTTGCTCACGGTGGCGGTTCATTCCCTGCCACCATCGGAAGAATCGAACATGGTTTTAATTGTCGCCCCGATTTAGTGGCAGTCGACAACAATGTGAATCCGCGTGAATATTTAGGAAAATTTTGGATAGATAGTTTGGTGCACGATGATCAAATGTTGGATTATGTGGTTGGGATGTTTGGTGCGGATAAAGTAGCACTAGGAACCGATTACCCTTTTCCTCTAGGAGAATTAGAACCAGGGAAACTCATCAAAGAAATGCCTTACGAACGCGATGTAAAAGAATTACTTCTAAACGGAGCAGCTTTGCAATGGCTAAATTTGAAGAAGGAGAAGTTTCTTTAG
- a CDS encoding EamA family transporter, translated as MSKILQAHLALITVNLIYGANYSIAKEVMPVHVQPFAFVLMRVGGALILFWLVSALFIKEKIDKKDLPRFALLAVFGVACNQLLFLKGLSITTPINASIIMISNPIVVLLIAAAVLKERVSVNKLFGIGLGIAGALLLLLFNKAFSFGSETISGDLMILVNSISWALYLVLVKPLMSKYNTFTIVKWVFLFGFLYVLPFGFKEFTAVKWESLPPVIWYDILFVVLATTFFAYVLNTYALRALSPSIVSIYIYLQPFLATLFAIFIYRNDTLDLRKITAAVLIVFGVYLVSMPFKKSN; from the coding sequence ATGAGTAAGATCCTTCAAGCACACCTCGCATTAATTACTGTAAATTTAATTTACGGAGCCAATTATTCCATTGCTAAAGAAGTAATGCCAGTGCATGTTCAGCCATTCGCCTTTGTATTAATGCGAGTGGGTGGAGCATTGATTTTATTTTGGCTGGTAAGTGCATTATTTATCAAAGAAAAAATTGATAAAAAAGATCTTCCTCGCTTCGCACTGTTAGCGGTTTTTGGTGTTGCCTGTAATCAACTTTTGTTTTTGAAAGGTTTGAGTATCACCACGCCAATCAATGCATCCATTATCATGATTTCAAATCCAATTGTGGTTTTGTTAATTGCAGCAGCTGTTTTAAAAGAACGAGTTTCAGTCAATAAGTTATTCGGAATCGGTTTGGGTATTGCAGGGGCTTTGCTGCTGTTGTTATTCAACAAAGCATTTTCCTTCGGTTCAGAAACCATTTCAGGGGATTTAATGATACTTGTTAATTCTATTTCTTGGGCCTTGTATTTGGTTTTAGTAAAACCATTAATGAGCAAGTATAATACCTTTACAATTGTAAAGTGGGTGTTTTTGTTTGGTTTTTTATACGTACTTCCTTTTGGATTTAAAGAATTTACAGCAGTGAAATGGGAGTCATTACCTCCTGTAATTTGGTACGACATTCTATTTGTTGTGCTGGCTACCACGTTTTTTGCATACGTATTAAATACCTATGCACTAAGAGCATTGAGTCCTTCTATTGTTAGTATTTACATTTATCTCCAACCTTTCCTTGCAACGTTGTTCGCTATTTTTATCTATCGAAATGACACGCTTGATTTAAGAAAAATTACTGCAGCCGTGTTGATTGTCTTTGGTGTTTACCTTGTTAGCATGCCGTTTAAAAAATCCAATTAG
- a CDS encoding proprotein convertase P-domain-containing protein, which produces MKKTFTLILSLSLMMTLNAQVKTANNSRKVLLADKEVQQKIAANKNNPNFNLDAFLEEMSQSKTDNSTPLRAAGASTVSSAPSAPVGCTGTSTVFTQSTPTSIADVAVVTTTLNVTGLGSYLFDLDLTTFITHSFGADMDITLTSPAGTVVTISTDNAAGNDNIFNGTVWDDDANPLGAVPYTTNNGLVTDHAYTNLVVATPLVPEEHFGAFIGENPNGIWTLTISDDLSGDAGTCNSWSLNLTTLSNTPTITAPVVFTNTTPTVLADNAVTTSTISVSGLPTYLMDLDLGTFITHTFSSDLDITITSPSGTVVTITTDNAAGNDNVFNGTNWDDDANPLGVLAYTTNNGLVTDQAYVNLTTANPLVPEEALAAFIGENPNGTWTLTVSDDIGGDSGTLVSWALAIKTAICCSNTTSSFSVASCATYTVPSGDETYTTSGTRMDTIPNFSGCDSIMTIAITINPLPVVAISGPTSVCSGSSVTLTGTSGGTSQWYYNGAIIPSATTNTYVATIAGVYNMTKTNLSGCVDSAAVGRTLIVNALPTVTASATASTLCAGDMVTLTGGGAASYAWDNGVVDGVAFASSTATTIYSVVGTDLNGCTNATSLMLTVNALPTVTGSASASPLCDGDMVTLTGGGATSYVWDNSVVDGVAFASSTSTTAYNVVGTDGNGCTNVASVILTVNALPTVTASSTAAAVCAGGSVTLTGGGATSYVWDNSVVDGVAFTPASTLTYNVTGTDANGCVNTASTTVTVNTLPTVTGAASSSTLCAGDMVTLTGGGATSYAWDNSAVDGVAFASTTATTTYNVVGTDGNGCTNTASVTLTVNALPTVTATASVSSICIGDSVNVTGGGAVSYAWDNSVVDGVMFAPTDTTTYTVIGTDANGCMNTASTTIVVNPLPTVTASVNNDTVCSGSMITLTGGGATSYTWDNGATNAVAFAATVSTGYTVIGTDVNGCKNSDSVYVMVNALPSVSMSPFTAPVCLQLTSVTLTGGSPAGGVYSGTAVTGTTFNPTTAGVGTFPITYTVTDANACSNAASNSITVQDCTGIEENLSSSEVAVYPNPTIGSFNIAINNVNVDALLITIFDVQGKEVFTSVDKNVNGTFNKQINLDKVAKGVYFIRLSTGSDVKVQKLIVQ; this is translated from the coding sequence ATGAAAAAAACCTTTACTCTAATTTTATCACTTTCTTTAATGATGACGCTGAACGCACAAGTGAAAACAGCGAATAATTCTAGAAAAGTGTTGTTGGCTGACAAAGAAGTTCAGCAAAAAATTGCGGCAAACAAGAACAACCCCAATTTTAATTTGGATGCTTTTTTAGAGGAGATGAGTCAGTCGAAAACTGACAATTCAACACCTCTTAGAGCTGCTGGCGCAAGCACGGTTTCTTCTGCACCATCCGCTCCGGTTGGTTGTACAGGAACCTCAACTGTGTTTACACAATCTACACCAACAAGTATTGCTGACGTTGCTGTGGTTACCACCACGTTAAATGTTACTGGTCTTGGTTCCTATTTGTTTGATTTGGATCTTACTACTTTTATTACGCACTCCTTTGGTGCAGATATGGATATTACCCTTACTTCACCAGCAGGAACAGTTGTAACAATTTCAACGGATAATGCCGCTGGAAACGACAACATTTTTAATGGAACTGTTTGGGATGATGATGCCAATCCTTTAGGTGCTGTTCCATACACGACTAACAATGGTTTGGTTACAGATCATGCCTACACCAACCTTGTTGTAGCAACTCCTTTAGTGCCAGAAGAACATTTTGGTGCATTCATTGGTGAAAATCCAAATGGAATTTGGACGTTAACGATTAGTGATGATTTATCAGGTGATGCTGGTACTTGTAATTCATGGTCATTGAACTTGACAACCTTATCCAATACACCAACCATTACTGCACCTGTTGTTTTTACAAATACAACTCCAACGGTTTTAGCAGACAATGCTGTTACTACCTCAACCATTTCAGTATCTGGGCTTCCAACGTACTTAATGGATCTTGATTTAGGGACATTTATTACGCATACGTTTAGTTCAGATTTAGATATCACGATTACTTCCCCTTCAGGAACTGTTGTTACAATTACTACAGACAATGCTGCAGGAAACGACAATGTTTTTAATGGAACAAATTGGGATGATGATGCCAACCCGCTTGGTGTTTTGGCATATACCACAAATAACGGCTTGGTTACTGATCAAGCGTATGTAAACTTAACAACAGCGAATCCTTTAGTTCCTGAAGAAGCATTGGCCGCTTTTATTGGCGAAAATCCAAATGGAACATGGACGCTTACTGTTTCTGATGATATTGGAGGAGATTCAGGAACTTTGGTTTCATGGGCCCTAGCGATTAAAACAGCTATTTGTTGTTCTAACACAACAAGCTCTTTTTCTGTAGCTTCTTGTGCTACTTATACTGTTCCCAGTGGCGATGAAACCTATACAACTAGCGGAACTCGTATGGATACAATTCCAAATTTTTCAGGTTGCGATAGTATCATGACAATTGCAATTACAATTAATCCTTTGCCTGTTGTTGCTATTTCTGGTCCTACTTCAGTTTGTTCAGGGTCTTCTGTTACATTAACAGGTACTTCCGGTGGTACAAGTCAATGGTATTATAATGGTGCAATTATTCCAAGTGCAACTACAAATACCTATGTAGCAACCATAGCAGGAGTTTACAATATGACGAAAACAAATTTAAGCGGCTGTGTTGACTCTGCTGCGGTAGGAAGAACACTAATCGTGAATGCTTTACCAACAGTAACAGCTTCTGCTACAGCATCTACACTTTGTGCTGGTGATATGGTTACATTAACTGGTGGTGGCGCTGCTTCATACGCTTGGGACAACGGTGTTGTTGATGGAGTAGCATTCGCTTCTTCTACTGCAACTACAATATATAGCGTTGTTGGTACCGACTTAAATGGTTGTACAAATGCAACTTCACTTATGTTAACAGTAAATGCTTTGCCAACTGTAACAGGTTCTGCTTCTGCATCTCCACTTTGTGATGGAGATATGGTAACTTTAACAGGAGGTGGTGCAACATCTTATGTTTGGGATAATTCAGTAGTAGATGGTGTCGCTTTTGCTTCTTCAACGTCAACTACTGCATACAACGTTGTTGGAACAGATGGTAACGGCTGTACAAACGTTGCTTCAGTTATCTTAACGGTTAATGCTTTACCAACTGTAACTGCTTCTTCAACTGCTGCTGCAGTTTGTGCTGGTGGCTCTGTAACTTTAACAGGTGGTGGTGCAACATCTTATGTTTGGGATAACTCAGTAGTAGATGGTGTGGCTTTTACTCCTGCTTCAACTTTAACGTATAACGTAACTGGAACTGATGCAAATGGTTGTGTGAACACAGCTTCAACTACAGTAACAGTAAATACTTTACCAACCGTAACAGGTGCTGCTTCTTCATCTACACTTTGTGCTGGTGATATGGTAACTTTAACAGGTGGTGGTGCAACATCTTATGCATGGGATAACTCAGCAGTAGATGGTGTAGCATTCGCTTCCACAACTGCAACTACAACTTATAACGTTGTTGGAACAGATGGTAACGGTTGTACAAATACTGCTTCTGTTACTTTAACAGTAAATGCTTTACCTACCGTTACAGCTACAGCTTCTGTTTCTTCAATTTGTATTGGTGATTCAGTGAACGTAACTGGTGGTGGTGCAGTTTCTTACGCTTGGGATAATTCAGTTGTTGATGGAGTAATGTTTGCTCCAACAGATACAACTACGTACACTGTAATTGGAACAGATGCAAATGGTTGTATGAACACAGCTTCTACAACAATTGTAGTTAATCCTTTACCTACTGTAACAGCTTCGGTTAATAACGATACCGTTTGTTCTGGTTCTATGATTACATTAACCGGTGGTGGTGCAACATCCTACACTTGGGATAACGGAGCTACAAATGCAGTTGCATTCGCAGCTACTGTATCAACTGGATACACAGTTATTGGAACAGATGTTAACGGATGTAAAAATTCTGATTCTGTTTATGTAATGGTAAATGCATTGCCTTCTGTATCGATGTCACCATTCACTGCTCCTGTTTGTTTACAACTTACTTCTGTAACATTAACCGGTGGTTCTCCTGCTGGTGGTGTTTATTCTGGTACTGCTGTAACTGGTACCACATTTAACCCGACTACTGCTGGTGTTGGTACATTCCCAATCACGTATACAGTAACAGATGCGAACGCTTGTTCAAATGCAGCATCTAACAGCATCACTGTTCAAGATTGTACAGGAATCGAAGAAAACTTATCTTCTTCTGAAGTAGCTGTTTATCCAAACCCTACAATAGGTTCATTTAACATCGCGATCAACAATGTAAACGTTGACGCCTTATTGATTACTATTTTTGATGTTCAGGGGAAAGAAGTATTTACTTCTGTAGATAAAAATGTAAATGGTACTTTCAATAAACAAATTAATTTAGACAAAGTAGCAAAAGGAGTTTACTTCATTCGATTAAGTACTGGTTCTGATGTGAAAGTTCAAAAATTGATTGTTCAATAA